A region of Clostridium acetobutylicum ATCC 824 DNA encodes the following proteins:
- the spoIIAB gene encoding anti-sigma F factor, with protein MLENKMELKFLAKSENESFARVTVASFASELDPTLEEIDDVKMAVSEAVTNAIIHGYENKGGVVTICAVIEDRELTIEVMDEGIGIENIEKAMEPLYTSRPDLERSGMGFTVMESFMDNIKVESEKGKGTKIIMKKKFALIED; from the coding sequence ATGTTAGAAAATAAAATGGAACTAAAGTTTTTAGCAAAATCTGAAAATGAAAGTTTTGCAAGGGTCACTGTAGCATCTTTTGCGTCAGAGCTTGATCCCACTTTAGAGGAAATTGATGACGTTAAAATGGCAGTATCAGAAGCAGTTACAAATGCTATTATCCATGGATATGAAAATAAAGGAGGAGTAGTTACAATATGTGCAGTGATAGAAGATAGGGAACTGACAATAGAGGTTATGGACGAAGGAATAGGGATAGAGAACATAGAAAAGGCAATGGAACCCCTTTATACATCAAGACCTGATTTAGAAAGATCTGGTATGGGATTCACGGTTATGGAAAGCTTTATGGATAATATAAAAGTTGAATCTGAAAAAGGAAAGGGAACTAAAATAATAATGAAAAAAAAGTTCGCTCTCATTGAAGATTAA